One window of Acipenser ruthenus chromosome 17, fAciRut3.2 maternal haplotype, whole genome shotgun sequence genomic DNA carries:
- the LOC117423724 gene encoding somatostatin-like codes for MLSSRLQCALALLSLALAVSSVSAAPSDPRLRQLLQRTLAASAGKQELLKYSLAELLSELAQSENDALASDELSRAAEQNEVRLELERSANGNPAMAPRERKAGCKNFFWKTFTSC; via the exons ATGCTCTCCTCTCGTCTCCAGTGCGCCCTGGCTCTCCTGTCACTCGCCTTGGCAGTCAGCAGCGTCTCAGCGGCTCCTTCAGACCCTCGGCTCCGTCAGCTTCTTCAGAGAACACTCGCTGCATCCGCAGGGAAGCAG GAGCTGTTAAAATATTCCCTTGCAGAACTGTTGTCCGAGCTCGCGCAGTCAGAGAACGACGCCCTGGCTTCAGACGAGCTATCCCGTGCAGCCGAACAGAACGAAGTACGTCTAGAGCTGGAGAGGTCCGCTAATGGCAACCCTGCAATGGCACCCAGAGAACGCAAAGCCGGCTGCAAGAACTTCTTCTGGAAAACGTTCACCTCCTGCTAA
- the LOC117423209 gene encoding somatostatin-1-like: protein MVSCRALWVLALLGLAIAVCSVSAAPHPNLRLRQRNGATETGAQESPKYSLDDLLLQLAQPERDVLEYDEQGEARLERSQEFENDPSKGLPPRERKAGCRNFYWKTFTSC from the exons ATGGTGTCTTGCCGTGCCTTGTGGGTCTTGGCTCTCCTGGGTCTTGCCATAGCTGTCTGCAGCGTCAGTGCAGCTCCACATCCAAACCTTCGGCTCAGGCAGCGAAATGGGGCTACGGAGACGGGTGCACAG GAATCACCCAAGTACTCCCTGGATGACCTGCTCCTGCAGCTAGCTCAGCCTGAGAGAGATGTCCTGGAGTATGATGAGCAGGGCGAGGCCCGGCTTGAGAGATCCCAGGAGTTCGAGAACGACCCCAGCAAGGGCCTGCCCCCCCGGGAACGCAAAGCCGGCTGCAGAAACTTCTACTGGAAAACATTTACATCATGttaa